One Stenotrophomonas oahuensis genomic region harbors:
- a CDS encoding patatin-like phospholipase family protein: protein MKGGITSGIVYPNAVLSLAREYRFKNIGGTSAGAIAAAVAAAAAMGDRRCRAGEALGPNAGFAGLADVSTQLSRRGFIYSLFQPVYGARTAYRLLVMLTGKAGVPRKVLCLLAAVFAIAPLELLAALVGLLGIGWLAGGMAGVWATLLPSLLCAYGAGVLASALRVARVARRNLLGLCSGATQADASAPALTDWLHTQLQALSGKPLEQPLTFADLHNAPRYVGEPVGAHAVSLQMITTCVSHTEPRTLPFTASQFWFRREEFERLFPASVVHWLVERAGTPQSVDGVDYYRLPEGEHLPVLVATRMSLSFPLLISAVPLHEPARRERRCDPVEDPAPPRDNTNVADSMEGLTSGGHSCGPVITAFRVCWFSDGGISSNFPIHLFDAALPRWPTFGINLVYPRHAEPERLSPDSPDAINAAVFLPTENRHGWQRSYHAIARPLAAAEMSGFLFSIVSTMQNWRDVLQARAPGYRDRIVHVSLQGDEGGMNLDMPQAVLSRIAAKGSVAGERFCDFSFANHYWIRWRNLASAYQRYTLEIARTDDPLQRVAAWAPAYETVAIGEPLEPSYRLSSEEKRRESQQLWRMMVEQGEAWEDLGPDLTDGAPRPLPQMKVTPSY, encoded by the coding sequence ATGAAAGGCGGCATCACCAGCGGCATCGTGTATCCCAACGCGGTGCTGTCGCTGGCCCGCGAGTACCGGTTCAAGAACATCGGCGGCACCTCAGCCGGGGCAATTGCCGCAGCGGTGGCCGCGGCCGCCGCGATGGGCGACCGGCGTTGCCGGGCCGGTGAAGCCTTGGGGCCCAACGCTGGTTTTGCCGGCCTGGCCGACGTCAGCACCCAGCTGTCGCGGCGAGGCTTCATCTACAGCCTGTTCCAGCCCGTGTATGGCGCACGTACCGCTTATCGCCTGCTGGTGATGTTGACCGGCAAGGCCGGCGTGCCGCGCAAGGTGCTGTGCCTGCTGGCGGCGGTGTTCGCGATTGCGCCGCTGGAGCTGCTGGCCGCGCTGGTGGGGCTGCTTGGCATTGGCTGGCTGGCCGGTGGCATGGCCGGCGTGTGGGCGACGCTGCTGCCATCGCTGTTGTGTGCGTACGGTGCGGGCGTGCTGGCCTCGGCGCTACGTGTGGCGCGGGTGGCTCGCCGCAATCTGCTGGGGCTTTGTTCCGGTGCCACGCAAGCCGATGCCAGTGCACCGGCACTGACCGACTGGCTGCACACCCAGCTGCAGGCGTTGTCGGGCAAACCGCTCGAGCAGCCGCTTACCTTTGCCGACCTGCACAACGCGCCGCGCTACGTGGGTGAGCCGGTCGGCGCACATGCGGTCAGTCTGCAGATGATCACCACCTGCGTGTCGCACACCGAACCGCGCACGCTGCCGTTCACCGCCTCGCAGTTCTGGTTCCGGCGCGAGGAGTTTGAACGGCTGTTCCCGGCCAGTGTGGTGCATTGGTTGGTGGAGCGAGCAGGCACGCCGCAGTCCGTCGACGGTGTCGACTACTACCGGCTGCCGGAAGGCGAACACCTGCCGGTCCTGGTCGCCACGCGCATGAGCCTGAGCTTCCCGCTGCTGATCAGTGCGGTGCCGCTGCATGAGCCTGCGCGCCGCGAGCGCCGCTGCGATCCGGTGGAAGACCCGGCCCCACCGCGTGACAACACCAATGTCGCCGACAGCATGGAGGGACTCACCAGCGGCGGTCACAGCTGTGGTCCGGTGATTACCGCATTCCGGGTGTGCTGGTTCTCCGATGGTGGCATCAGCAGCAACTTCCCCATCCACCTGTTCGACGCCGCGCTGCCGCGCTGGCCGACCTTCGGCATCAACCTTGTCTACCCGCGTCATGCCGAGCCGGAGCGTCTGTCGCCGGATTCACCGGATGCGATCAACGCCGCAGTGTTCCTGCCCACCGAGAACCGCCATGGCTGGCAGCGCAGCTACCACGCCATCGCGCGGCCGCTGGCGGCGGCGGAGATGAGCGGCTTCCTGTTCTCCATCGTTTCCACCATGCAGAACTGGCGCGACGTGCTGCAGGCGCGTGCGCCCGGTTACCGCGACCGCATCGTGCACGTGTCGTTGCAGGGCGACGAAGGCGGCATGAATCTGGACATGCCGCAGGCCGTGCTCAGCCGCATCGCGGCCAAGGGCAGTGTGGCGGGTGAACGTTTCTGCGATTTCTCGTTCGCCAATCACTACTGGATCCGCTGGCGCAACCTGGCCTCGGCCTATCAGCGCTATACGTTGGAGATCGCACGCACCGATGATCCACTGCAGCGCGTGGCGGCGTGGGCACCGGCGTATGAGACGGTGGCCATCGGTGAGCCGTTGGAGCCGTCTTACCGGCTCAGCTCGGAAGAGAAGCGGCGTGAGTCGCAGCAGCTGTGGCGGATGATGGTGGAGCAGGGTGAGGCGTGGGAAGACCTGGGCCCCGATCTGACCGATGGCGCGCCGCGGCCATTACCGCAGATGAAGGTCACGCCAAGCTATTGA
- a CDS encoding CoA-acylating methylmalonate-semialdehyde dehydrogenase, producing MTVAAPRIRMLIDGQFVESASSNWQNVVNPATQDVLAQVPFATVSEVDAAVAAAKEAFKTWRKTPIGTRARIFLKYQQLIREHMSELAHILSAEQGKTLPDAEGDVFRGLEVVEHAAAIGNLQLGELANNVANGVDTYTLLQPLGVCAGITPFNFPAMIPLWMFPMAIATGNTFILKPSEQDPMVTMRLVELALEAGIPKGVLNVVHGGEEVVNAICDHPDIKAVSFVGSTRVGTHVYNRASLAGKRVQCMMGAKNHAVVLPDANKEQSLNAMVGAAFGAAGQRCMAASTLVLVGEAREWVPDLVAKAKTLKVSGGTVAGTDVGPVISCAARERVEGLIASGVEQGAKLVLDGRNPQVDGFEKGNFVGPTIFSGVKPGMRIYDEEIFGPVLVILEVDTLEDAIELINANPNGNGTAVFTQSGAAARKFQEDIDVGQVGINVPIPVPVPLFSFTGSRASKLGDLGPYGKQVVMFYTQTKTITSRWFDDETLGHGVNTTISLK from the coding sequence ATGACTGTTGCAGCGCCCCGTATCCGCATGTTGATCGACGGCCAGTTCGTCGAGTCGGCCAGCTCCAACTGGCAGAACGTGGTCAATCCGGCCACCCAGGACGTCCTGGCGCAGGTGCCGTTCGCCACCGTGAGCGAAGTGGACGCGGCCGTCGCTGCCGCCAAGGAAGCCTTCAAGACCTGGCGCAAGACCCCGATCGGCACCCGCGCCCGCATCTTCCTGAAGTACCAGCAGCTGATCCGCGAGCACATGAGCGAGCTGGCCCACATCCTCAGCGCCGAACAGGGCAAGACCCTGCCCGACGCGGAAGGTGATGTGTTCCGCGGCCTGGAAGTGGTCGAGCACGCCGCCGCCATCGGCAACCTGCAGCTGGGCGAGCTGGCCAACAATGTCGCCAACGGCGTGGACACCTACACCCTGCTGCAGCCGCTGGGCGTGTGCGCCGGCATCACCCCGTTCAACTTCCCGGCGATGATTCCGCTGTGGATGTTCCCGATGGCCATCGCCACCGGCAACACCTTCATCCTGAAGCCGTCCGAACAGGACCCGATGGTCACCATGCGCCTGGTCGAACTGGCGCTGGAAGCCGGCATTCCCAAGGGCGTGCTCAACGTCGTGCACGGTGGCGAAGAAGTGGTCAACGCGATCTGCGACCACCCGGACATCAAGGCCGTCTCGTTCGTCGGTTCCACCCGTGTCGGCACCCACGTGTACAACCGCGCCTCGCTGGCCGGCAAGCGCGTGCAGTGCATGATGGGCGCGAAGAACCACGCCGTGGTGCTGCCGGACGCGAACAAGGAACAGAGCCTCAATGCCATGGTCGGTGCCGCCTTCGGTGCCGCCGGCCAGCGCTGCATGGCCGCCTCCACCCTGGTGCTGGTCGGTGAGGCCCGCGAGTGGGTGCCGGATCTGGTCGCCAAGGCCAAGACCCTGAAGGTCAGCGGCGGCACCGTCGCCGGCACCGATGTGGGTCCGGTGATTTCCTGCGCCGCCCGCGAGCGCGTGGAAGGGTTGATCGCCTCCGGCGTGGAGCAGGGCGCGAAGCTGGTGCTGGACGGCCGCAACCCGCAGGTCGATGGCTTCGAGAAGGGCAACTTCGTCGGCCCCACCATCTTCTCTGGCGTGAAGCCGGGCATGCGCATCTATGACGAGGAAATCTTCGGGCCGGTGCTGGTCATCCTCGAAGTGGACACGCTGGAAGATGCCATCGAGCTGATCAACGCCAATCCGAACGGCAACGGCACCGCCGTGTTCACCCAGTCTGGTGCGGCCGCGCGCAAGTTCCAGGAAGACATCGACGTCGGCCAGGTTGGTATCAACGTGCCGATCCCGGTGCCGGTGCCGCTGTTCTCGTTCACCGGTTCGCGTGCGTCCAAGCTGGGCGACCTGGGTCCGTATGGCAAGCAGGTGGTGATGTTCTACACCCAGACCAAGACGATCACCTCGCGCTGGTTCGACGACGAGACGCTGGGTCATGGCGTCAACACCACGATCAGCCTGAAGTAA
- a CDS encoding FAD-binding oxidoreductase, which translates to MTSRRRFIASCSSVALLGACTRQAAPTVNDISQLEPTEVAAVVPIRHTAEVSAALERHTGTVCVAGARFSMGGQTSAQQALQLDMSTCNQLVFLDVPGKVVRVQAGMRWRALQEQLDRHGLAVKVMQSFSNFSVGGSVSVNCHGRYVGSGSIAGSVRALQIVLRSGEVLEASRTHNSDLFRAALGGYGLLGVITEVELDVVDNVSMARHTQRMSLDAYVDWFGEHVLADPRAIMHNADLMPPDFNSPLAVTWYRTDAALTDTARLVPVGAHYGTEQNLIWAVSELPGGAQLREQLVVEKTLREPRVVLRNLEASLDVAALEPRTRSMSTYLLQEYFIPIAHFRTFARMLANILKAHQVNALNVSIRHAPADPLAVMSWAREDVFCFVLYHKQRRLPWSDDRAAEWTRALIDAALLCGGCHYLPYRPHATLDQFQRAYPQWPELVARKRRYDPRLQLVNHLWQRYLGPLAGA; encoded by the coding sequence ATGACCTCTCGACGTCGCTTCATTGCCAGCTGCAGCAGCGTGGCCTTGCTGGGCGCCTGCACGCGTCAGGCTGCGCCGACCGTGAATGACATCAGCCAGCTGGAGCCCACCGAGGTGGCCGCGGTGGTGCCGATCCGCCATACCGCTGAGGTGTCCGCCGCGCTGGAGCGGCACACCGGCACCGTCTGCGTGGCCGGCGCGCGCTTCAGCATGGGCGGGCAGACCAGTGCTCAGCAGGCTTTGCAGTTGGACATGAGCACCTGCAATCAACTGGTGTTCCTGGACGTGCCCGGCAAGGTGGTGCGGGTGCAGGCCGGCATGCGCTGGCGTGCACTGCAGGAGCAGCTGGACCGCCACGGGCTGGCAGTGAAGGTGATGCAGAGCTTCAGCAACTTCAGCGTGGGCGGCTCGGTATCGGTCAACTGCCATGGACGTTACGTCGGCAGCGGCAGCATCGCCGGCAGCGTGCGCGCCCTGCAGATCGTGCTGCGTTCGGGAGAAGTGCTGGAGGCCTCGCGCACTCACAACAGCGACCTGTTCCGCGCCGCGCTGGGCGGCTACGGTCTGCTGGGGGTCATCACCGAGGTGGAGCTGGACGTCGTCGACAATGTGTCCATGGCCCGGCATACCCAGCGCATGTCGCTGGATGCTTACGTTGACTGGTTCGGCGAACACGTGCTGGCCGATCCACGCGCAATCATGCACAACGCCGACCTGATGCCGCCGGATTTCAATTCACCGCTGGCGGTGACCTGGTATCGCACGGACGCTGCGTTGACCGATACGGCGCGGCTGGTGCCGGTCGGGGCGCACTACGGCACCGAGCAGAACCTGATCTGGGCGGTGTCCGAACTGCCGGGCGGTGCGCAGCTGCGCGAGCAACTGGTGGTGGAGAAGACCCTGCGCGAGCCCCGGGTGGTTCTTCGCAATCTTGAGGCCAGCCTGGACGTGGCCGCGCTGGAGCCGCGCACGCGCAGCATGTCCACCTACCTGTTGCAGGAGTACTTCATTCCGATTGCCCACTTCCGCACCTTCGCGCGAATGCTGGCGAACATATTGAAGGCGCATCAGGTCAACGCGTTGAACGTTTCGATTCGTCACGCACCAGCAGATCCGTTGGCGGTGATGTCGTGGGCGCGCGAGGACGTGTTCTGCTTTGTGCTGTACCACAAGCAACGAAGACTGCCGTGGTCGGATGACCGCGCCGCCGAGTGGACACGTGCACTGATCGACGCGGCCTTGCTGTGCGGCGGGTGCCACTACCTGCCCTACCGGCCGCATGCGACGCTGGACCAGTTCCAACGCGCCTACCCGCAGTGGCCCGAACTGGTGGCGCGCAAGCGCAGGTACGACCCGCGCCTGCAGCTGGTGAACCACCTGTGGCAGCGCTACCTCGGACCGTTGGCCGGCGCTTGA
- a CDS encoding AAA family ATPase: protein MQDRFNTGLVVGKFSPLHRGHQALIDHALSRCDRVLLLSWSQPELPGCDAARREAWLQALYPQVERLVLDEARLAHLCAQRGIAPRQLPDNRDDDASQRTFVAWVCASLWDCRVDAVFTSEHYGDDFAAALQHHFSGSTGEVWPVAHVCLDLDRRHVPVSGTALRADPHGLRHYLDPRVYADFVGRIGLLGGESSGKTTLATALAHRLKTHWAAEFGREHWEAKAGALDYDDLLHIAQVQVQRENALAATADRWLVCDTTPLTTLLYCQDMFDRAEAELHALAERPYAHLFMCAPDFPFVQDGTRRDDAFRHAQHDAYVRWLSTQQRPFTLLTGSLQQRIEQVLDALG from the coding sequence ATGCAGGATCGCTTCAACACCGGGCTGGTGGTTGGCAAGTTCAGCCCGCTGCACCGAGGCCACCAGGCCCTGATCGACCATGCGCTGTCGCGCTGCGACCGGGTGCTGCTGCTGAGCTGGAGCCAGCCGGAGCTACCCGGCTGCGACGCCGCGCGTCGCGAGGCCTGGCTGCAGGCGCTGTATCCGCAGGTGGAGCGGCTGGTGCTGGATGAGGCACGGCTGGCACACCTGTGTGCGCAGCGAGGGATTGCGCCACGCCAACTGCCCGACAACCGGGACGATGACGCATCACAGCGCACGTTCGTGGCGTGGGTCTGCGCGTCGCTGTGGGACTGCCGCGTCGATGCGGTATTCACCAGCGAGCACTATGGCGATGACTTCGCGGCTGCGTTGCAGCACCATTTCAGTGGCTCAACGGGAGAGGTCTGGCCGGTCGCCCATGTCTGCCTGGATCTCGATCGACGCCATGTTCCGGTATCGGGTACTGCGCTACGCGCTGATCCCCATGGCCTGCGCCACTATCTCGATCCCCGCGTGTATGCGGACTTTGTTGGCCGCATCGGCCTGCTCGGCGGGGAATCCAGCGGCAAGACCACGCTGGCAACTGCGCTGGCGCACCGCCTGAAGACGCACTGGGCGGCGGAGTTTGGCCGCGAGCACTGGGAAGCGAAAGCCGGTGCGCTGGACTACGACGACCTGCTGCACATCGCACAGGTTCAGGTGCAACGCGAGAACGCGCTGGCGGCAACGGCGGATCGATGGCTGGTGTGCGACACCACGCCACTCACCACCCTGCTCTACTGCCAGGACATGTTCGACAGGGCCGAGGCTGAGCTACATGCGCTGGCAGAGCGTCCCTATGCGCACCTGTTCATGTGCGCACCGGACTTTCCGTTTGTGCAGGATGGAACGCGTCGCGACGACGCATTCCGGCACGCCCAGCACGACGCCTATGTGCGATGGCTCTCCACGCAGCAGCGGCCGTTCACCCTGCTGACCGGCTCGCTGCAGCAGCGCATCGAACAGGTGCTCGATGCGCTGGGCTGA
- the sstT gene encoding serine/threonine transporter SstT, which translates to MTVVPAFLRRTSLVTRIVIGLLLGIVIGVAHPPTALALGLLGEVFISALKAVAPVLVLVLVVASIAGHRGGGTHMRPVLMLYLLATVAASLVGVAASFLFPTTLVLKAAGTAAQAAPSGIGSVLHTLLLQIVDNPVNALVKANYIGVLAWGVGLGLALRHAGEATRAMLADVSAAFTRVVQWVIVLAPIGVFGIVASTIAGSGLGALADYARLLAVLLGAMLAVALLANPLIVFLVTRRNPYPLVLTCLRESGITAFFTRSSAANIPVNLALCKRLGLHEGTYSVAIPLGATINMAGAAITISVLTLAAVHTLGIQVDLPTALLLSVVAAIGACGASGVPGGSLLLVPLACGLFGIEDSVAMQVVAVGFVVGVVQDSAETALNSSSDVVFTAAACARAERLAR; encoded by the coding sequence ATGACTGTCGTACCTGCCTTCCTTCGCCGTACTTCCCTTGTCACCCGCATCGTCATCGGCCTGCTGCTGGGCATCGTGATTGGCGTGGCACATCCGCCCACCGCGCTGGCGCTCGGTCTGCTGGGGGAAGTCTTCATCAGCGCCCTGAAGGCGGTCGCGCCGGTGCTCGTGCTGGTTCTGGTGGTGGCCTCCATTGCCGGTCATCGCGGTGGCGGCACCCACATGCGGCCGGTGCTGATGCTGTATCTGCTGGCCACCGTGGCCGCCTCGCTGGTCGGCGTCGCCGCCAGCTTCCTGTTCCCGACCACGCTGGTACTCAAGGCGGCCGGAACTGCCGCGCAGGCCGCGCCCAGCGGCATCGGCTCGGTGCTGCACACGCTGCTGCTGCAGATCGTGGACAACCCGGTCAACGCGCTGGTCAAGGCCAACTACATCGGCGTATTGGCCTGGGGCGTGGGCCTGGGGCTGGCATTGCGCCACGCCGGCGAGGCCACCCGCGCCATGCTGGCCGATGTCTCTGCTGCCTTTACCCGCGTCGTGCAGTGGGTGATCGTTCTGGCCCCGATCGGCGTGTTCGGCATCGTTGCCTCGACCATTGCAGGGTCCGGCCTCGGCGCGCTGGCCGACTACGCGCGCCTGCTGGCGGTGCTGCTGGGGGCCATGCTGGCGGTGGCGCTGCTGGCCAACCCGCTGATCGTGTTCCTCGTGACCCGTCGCAATCCCTATCCGCTGGTGCTGACCTGCCTGCGCGAAAGCGGCATTACTGCATTCTTCACCCGCTCCTCGGCCGCAAACATCCCGGTCAATCTCGCCCTGTGCAAGCGTCTGGGTCTGCATGAGGGTACCTATTCGGTGGCCATTCCGCTGGGGGCCACGATCAACATGGCCGGCGCGGCAATCACCATCTCGGTGCTCACCCTGGCGGCGGTGCATACGCTGGGTATCCAGGTCGACCTGCCCACCGCGTTGCTGCTGAGCGTGGTGGCGGCCATCGGAGCCTGCGGGGCCTCCGGCGTGCCGGGCGGCTCGCTGCTGCTGGTGCCGCTGGCCTGTGGCCTGTTCGGTATCGAGGACAGCGTGGCCATGCAGGTGGTGGCGGTCGGCTTCGTGGTCGGCGTGGTCCAGGATTCGGCGGAAACCGCGCTGAACTCGTCGTCCGACGTCGTGTTTACCGCTGCGGCCTGCGCCCGCGCGGAGCGCCTGGCGCGCTGA
- a CDS encoding helix-turn-helix domain-containing protein — MNSQPPLRQIGLRLLKLREQRGFSQADLARALGLSASYLNQIERNKRPLTPAVQQKLGEVLGDLGALFEDDEPAALQEALGQTLRDLGLDNVSSTELRAMAGNLPQISHALLDLHRRHLLLREHAAALEFQLGDPQAGQALPAGDQVRDFFNRMHNHIPELDDLAEQLFAEWGLVAGHVAPRLRQLLADRHGVLVEVAPLQAGREKRVYDGGSRTLWLPDYLEPGQQAFQMAAELGLLGYAAQIDAVIARAGFREPEQIAQARIGMSNYFAGALVMPYAQFLRAAEQSAYDIDLLAHRFGVGFEAVCHRLSTLARRSAPGLPFFFIRVDRAGNVSKRHSATDFHFSQVGGSCPLWIVYEAFNQPGRVLTQTARMPDGRRHFWLARQVSSGPIGHGQPRKTFAVALGCDLQHAERLIYTRGLDIQSPGNSVSIGPGCRVCPREDCMQRAFAQLPGRG, encoded by the coding sequence GTGAATAGCCAGCCTCCCCTCCGCCAGATCGGCCTGCGCCTGCTCAAGCTGCGCGAGCAGCGCGGCTTCAGCCAGGCCGACCTGGCCCGGGCGCTGGGGCTGTCGGCCAGCTACCTGAACCAGATCGAGCGCAACAAGCGCCCGCTGACCCCGGCGGTGCAGCAGAAGCTGGGTGAGGTACTGGGCGACCTCGGCGCGTTGTTCGAGGACGACGAGCCGGCGGCGCTGCAGGAGGCACTGGGGCAGACCCTGCGCGACCTCGGCCTGGACAACGTCAGCAGCACCGAACTGCGCGCGATGGCCGGCAACCTGCCGCAGATCAGCCATGCCCTGCTCGACCTGCACCGCCGCCACCTGCTGCTTCGCGAGCACGCGGCGGCACTGGAGTTCCAGCTGGGCGACCCGCAGGCCGGGCAGGCGCTGCCGGCCGGTGACCAGGTGCGTGATTTCTTCAACCGCATGCACAACCACATTCCCGAGCTGGACGACCTGGCCGAGCAGCTGTTCGCCGAATGGGGGCTGGTGGCCGGGCACGTCGCGCCGCGCCTGCGCCAGCTGCTGGCCGACCGTCATGGCGTGCTGGTGGAAGTGGCTCCGCTGCAGGCCGGGCGCGAGAAGCGGGTGTATGACGGCGGCAGCCGCACGCTGTGGCTGCCGGATTACCTGGAGCCGGGCCAGCAGGCGTTCCAGATGGCGGCCGAACTAGGGCTGCTGGGCTATGCCGCGCAGATCGACGCGGTGATCGCACGTGCGGGCTTCCGCGAGCCGGAGCAGATTGCGCAGGCGCGGATCGGCATGAGCAATTACTTCGCCGGCGCGCTGGTGATGCCGTATGCACAGTTCCTGCGCGCGGCAGAACAGAGTGCGTATGACATCGACCTGCTGGCACACCGGTTCGGCGTGGGCTTCGAGGCGGTGTGCCATCGGCTGAGCACGCTGGCACGGCGCAGTGCGCCAGGGTTGCCGTTCTTTTTCATTCGCGTGGATCGCGCCGGCAACGTATCCAAGCGGCATTCGGCGACCGACTTCCACTTCTCGCAGGTGGGCGGCTCGTGTCCGCTGTGGATCGTGTACGAAGCCTTCAACCAGCCCGGGCGGGTGCTGACCCAGACGGCACGCATGCCCGATGGCCGTCGCCATTTCTGGCTGGCGCGTCAGGTCAGCAGCGGCCCGATCGGGCATGGGCAGCCGCGCAAGACCTTTGCAGTGGCGCTGGGCTGTGACCTGCAGCATGCCGAACGGCTGATCTATACACGCGGGCTGGATATCCAGAGCCCGGGCAACTCGGTGTCGATCGGACCCGGGTGCCGGGTGTGCCCGCGCGAGGACTGCATGCAGCGCGCGTTCGCGCAGTTGCCGGGGCGCGGCTAG